Proteins co-encoded in one Ziziphus jujuba cultivar Dongzao chromosome 9, ASM3175591v1 genomic window:
- the LOC107427629 gene encoding sulfate transporter 1.2: MSKRFSGELGMKETEIASGPPSHRHANRVVPNIAKYKVGVPPKQSLFEEFKSTVKETFFPDEPLRSFRDQSKSRKFVMGLEAVFPILSWGRDYNLTKFKGDLIAGLTIASLCIPQDIGYAKLARLPAENGLYSSFVPPLVYAFMGSSRDIAIGPVAVVSLLLGGMLENEIDPEKNKTEFLGLAFTATFFAGVTQIVLGFFRLGFVIEFLSHAAIVGFMGGAAVTIALQQLKGLLGIKDFTKKSDIVSVMRSVWSSVHHGWNWQTILIGISFLCFMLLAKFIAKKNKKLFWVSAISPLISVVLSTFFVYVTHANKHGVAIVNHINKGVSPPSINEIYFTGDYLAKGFRIGVVCGMVALTEAIAIGRTFASIRDYRLDGNKEMVALGTMNIVGSMTSCYVATGSFSRSAVNFMAGCHTAVSNIVMSCVVLLTLELITPLFKYTPNAILASIIICAVIGLIDIEAVILIWRVDKSDFIACMGAFFGVVFISVEIGLLIAVAISFAKILLQVTRPRTAVLGKLPWTNVYRNIQQYPEATRVPGILIVRVDSAIYFSNSNYIKERILRWLIDEEEFNKEKNQPKIQHLIVEMSPVTDIDTSGIHALEELYRALEKKEIQLILANPGPVVIGKLHDSKFADVIGEDNIFPSVADAVQAPDPKTEEL, from the exons ATGAGCAAACGTTTTTCTGGTGAATTAGGGATGAAGGAGACTGAAATAGCAAGCGGACCTCCTTCACATCGACATGCTAATAGGGTTGTGCCGAATATTGCTAAGTATAAGGTTGGAGTGCCTCCTAAACAAAGCCTTTTTGAAGAATTTAAAAGTACAGTGAAGGAAACATTTTTCCCAGATGAACCTTTACGTTCATTCAGAGACCAATCCAAATCGAGAAAGTTTGTTATGGGTTTGGAAGCTGTTTTTCCCATCCTTAGTTGGGGAAGGGACTACAATCTCACTAAATTCAAAGGTGACCTAATTGCTGGACTTACCATTGCTAGTCTTTGTATTCCTCAg GATATTGGATATGCAAAGCTTGCTAGGTTGCCAGCTGAAAATGGATTGT ATTCTAGCTTCGTTCCACCTCTTGTGTATGCATTCATGGGAAGTTCAAGAGATATTGCAATAGGACCCGTGGCTGTGGTGTCTCTCTTGCTCGGTGGTATGCTGGAGAATGAGATCGAtcctgaaaaaaataaaactgaatTTCTCGGCCTCGCTTTCACTGCTACATTTTTTGCCGGTGTCACGCAGATTGTACTTGGTTTTTTCAG ACTGGGTTTCGTGATTGAGTTTCTATCTCATGCTGCCATTGTTGGATTCATGGGTGGAGCTGCAGTCACCATTGCTCTTCAACAGCTTAAAGGTTTGCTTGGCATTAAGGATTTCACCAAGAAGTCGGATATTGTTTCAGTTATGCGCTCAGTCTGGAGTTCCGTACACCACGGG TGGAACTGGCAGACGATACTCATTGGAATATCGTTCTTGTGCTTCATGTTGCTTGCTAAGTTCATA gccaagaaaaacaagaaattattttgggtttctGCCatttctcctttgatctccgtTGTTCTTTCCACCTTTTTTGTGTATGTAACACATGCAAACAAGCATGGTGTGGCAATT GTGAATCATATTAACAAAGGTGTGAGTCCACCGTCCATTAATGAAATCTACTTCACCGGAGACTATCTAGCCAAAGGTTTTAGGATCGGAGTGGTGTGCGGCATGGTTGCGCTAACG GAAGCTATAGCGATTGGAAGAACTTTTGCTAGCATTAGGGACTATCGGCTGGATGGAAACAAAGAAATGGTGGCACTAGGAACCATGAACATTGTTGGCTCCATGACATCTTGTTATGTTGCTACAG GCTCCTTCTCAAGGTCGGCAGTAAACTTCATGGCAGGCTGCCATACGGCGGTGTCGAACATCGTGATGTCTTGTGTGGTACTTTTGACATTGGAACTCATCACACCGCTGTTTAAGTACACCCCAAATGCCATTCTTGCTTCTATCATTATATGCGCTGTGATAGGCTTGATTGACATAGAAGCAGTGATTCTGATATGGAGGGTCGACAAGTCTGATTTCATTGCATGCATGGGAGCCTTCTTTGGTGTGGTTTTTATTTCAGTTGAGATCGGTCTATTAATTGCG GTGGCTATATCCTTTGCCAAAATCCTCTTACAAGTAACGAGGCCACGAACCGCAGTTCTTGGGAAGCTTCCATGGACTAATGTTTATAGGAACATCCAGCAATATCCAGAAGCAACTAGGGTTCCTGGCATTTTAATTGTGAGAGTTGATTCTGCAATATACTTTTCAAACTCTAACTATATTAAGGAGAG GATTTTAAGATGGCTTATCGATGAAGAAGAAtttaacaaggaaaaaaatcagCCTAAAATTCAGCATTTGATTGTTGAAATGTCAC CCGTCACTGACATTGACACCAGTGGCATCCATGCCTTAGAAGAGTTATACAGGGCCctagagaagaaagaaattcag CTTATTTTAGCAAATCCAGGACCAGTTGTGATTGGGAAACTTCATGATTCAAAATTTGCAGATGTAATCGGGGAGGACAACATTTTTCCTTCGGTGGCTGATGCAGTTCAAGCACCTGACCCCAAAACTGAAGAACTTTGA
- the LOC107427646 gene encoding non-specific lipid transfer protein GPI-anchored 31 isoform X1, with product MVAAAAKLSLLLCAVVAIFSAVDYAECGSAPAPAVDCSSLILSMADCLSFVSNGSTVTKPEGTCCAGLKTVLKADAACLCEAFKSSAQLGVVLNVTKASTLPAACKVSAPSVSNCELDSTSPSGAPAQSPAGSEASPSTAAAPELGAGASEQAPAPAPGSSGSSTLPISVGSLLIGLVIATSSSWF from the exons ATGGTGGCAGCAGCAGCAAAGCTCTCTCTGCTTTTATGTGCAGTGGTGGCAATATTCTCGGCCGTTGATTATGCAGAGTGTGGATCCGCTCCGGCACCGGCCGTAGACTGCTCCAGCTTGATCTTGAGCATGGCGGACTGCTTGTCGTTCGTTTCGAACGGAAGCACCGTCACGAAACCGGAGGGGACTTGCTGTGCGGGTCTCAAGACCGTCTTGAAAGCTGACGCTGCTTGTCTCTGTGAGGCTTTCAAGAGCAGCGCTCAACTCGGCGTCGTTTTGAATGTCACCAAGGCTTCCACTCTTCCCGCTGCTTGCAAAGTCTCTGCTCCTTCCGTTTCTAACTGTGAAT TGGACTCTACTTCTCCTTCTGGTGCTCCTG CTCAATCTCCTGCTGGATCCGAAGCCAGTCCATCCACTGCTGCCGCACCTGAGCTGGGTGCAGGTGCCAGTGAGCAAGCACCGGCCCCTGCTCCAGGGAGCTCTGGTTCATCCACATTGCCCATCTCAGTCGGATCTTTACTTATTGGCCTTGTAATTGCAACATCATCATCTTGGTTCTGA